A portion of the Homo sapiens chromosome 16, GRCh38.p14 Primary Assembly genome contains these proteins:
- the TLE7 gene encoding transducin-like enhancer protein 7 — protein sequence MSGEKEEASLRMFGAYGEPEERRDVLESSGVSSQPEPQVQQQLGSLLGVPWQPPGPPIQHSPADQETSTVTQQQWHLQGLGRSELQAAGLPDAQPGEAAESSPSFLLGSEVGQPYSSSSPSEEVLSLLRAIPPIPDEVVVRQKRAPQGSWKVGTLFHGKRVYAVAISGSTHHVYTCGSGYIRVWDESALHAGEKAPRAQLDLQHPQDRVVTCKLFPDERSLITGGASQAVTLWDLAPTPQVRAQLTSTGPTCYSLAVSSDAHICLACFHGFVEIWDLQNQILIRKHEVPVYGSRCVDITGNIFWTGGEDTILYSWDLRSYQRLHQHNLQNEILSITHDPGEEWVLAGLRTSDIVFLHTRRNEQFKALMKKYTRHHSLKFASCGSYFVTAIDTRLSGLEAPSLQKLFQIEESSGILCCDVSSDNQYLVMGSSSSATIYQLLY from the exons ATgagtggagagaaggaagaggcatCGCTCAGAATGTTCGGGGCTTATGGTGAGCCAGAGGAGAGGAGGGATGTGCTGGAAAGCTCTGGCGTTTCCTCTCAGCCTGAGCCACAAGTGCAGCAGCAACTGGGCAGTCTGTTGGGAGTGCCCTGGCAGCCCCCGGGCCCCCCAATACAGCACAGCCCTGCTGATCAAGAGACAAGCACGGTGACCCAGCAGCAGTGGCACCTCCAGGGCCTGGGTAGATCTGAGCTCCAGGCCGCTGGGCTCCCTGATGCACAACCAGGAGAAGCAGCAGAGTCCAGCCCAAG CTTCCTACTGGGTTCTGAGGTTG GCCAGCCTTActcttcttcctctcccagtgAAGAAGTCCTCTCATTGCTCAGAGCAATT CCCCCCATTCCAGATGAAGTTGTGGTCAGGCAGAAGAGGGCCCCACAGGGCTCCTGGAAGGTTGGCACACTCTTCCATGGAAAGAGAGTCTACGCTGTGGCCATCAGCGGCTCAACCCACCACGTGTACACGTGTGGCTCTGGCTACATCAGGGTATGGGATGAGAGTGCGCTGCATGCGGGGGAGAAGGCCCCTCGGGCCCAGCTGGACTTGCAG CATCCCCAGGACCGTGTTGTTACCTGCAAGCTGTTCCCTGATGAGCGGAGCCTGATCACAGGGGGTGCGTCCCAGGCCGTGACTCTCTGGGACTTGGCACCCACCCCCCAGGTCAGGGCACAGCTGACCTCGACGGGCCCCACGTGCTATTCTCTGGCTGTCTCCTCTGATGCCCATATCTGTTTGGCTTGTTTCCATGGATTTGTTGAGATTTGGGATTTGCAGAACCAAATCTTGATCAG GAAGCACGAAGTTCCTGTATACGGGTCCCGATGTGTGGACATCACCGGCAATATATTCTGGACAGGAGGTGAAGACACCATCCTGTATTCCTGGGACCTGAGGAGCTACCAGAGGCTGCACCAACACAACTTACAGAATGAG ATCCTCAGCATTACCCACGACCCCGGTGAAGAATGGGTATTGGCGGGCCTGAGAACGAGTGATATCGTGTTCCTTCACACTCGTCGGAATGAGCAGTTTAAGGCTCTCATGAAAAAATACACCCGCCACCACAGCCTCAAGTTTGCCTCCTGTG GGAGCTATTTTGTGACCGCGATAGATACGCGCCTCAGTGGCTTGGAGGCACCTTCTCTGCAAAAGTTGTTTCAG ATAGAGGAGTCTTCAGGTATCCTGTGCTGTGACGTGTCCTCTGACAACCAGTATCTGGTCATGGGCTCTAGCAGCAGTGCCACCATCTACCAGCTCTTGTATTAA